One segment of Brassica napus cultivar Da-Ae chromosome C3, Da-Ae, whole genome shotgun sequence DNA contains the following:
- the LOC106355751 gene encoding uncharacterized protein LOC106355751 produces MRHHLIEGLKDQYMTIENPLDLWNALRHRYDHQKMVLLPKARHDWMHLRFMDFKSVDEYNSALFKIVSILRLCGEEVSDVMMLEKTYTTFNQSNSVLQQQYRTKGFATYTDLISCLLLAEANNELLMKNSGARPAGTAPLPEAHDIEKKDPKETYYAQDNRKPYGHGRGGYRGRRRDNHNGRDNYSTGRRGNHNNRGRGSNYGRGRGSYGRGRGGISKPSHTSKSLCHRCGMDNHWAKNCRTPKHLDNKDDQMDFETSDCLKD; encoded by the exons atgcgccatcatctcattgaaggtcttaAGGATCAGTACATGACGATTGAGAATCCATTGGATCTTTGGAATGCTTTAAGGcacagatatgatcaccaaaagatggtgttgcttccaaaggcaagGCACGATTGGATGCATCTCAGATTCATGGActtcaagtccgtggatgaATACAACTCGGCCTTGTTCAAAATCGTCTCAATACTAAGACTGTGTGGTGAAGAAGTGTCTGATGTGatgatgcttgaaaagacctaTACGACTTTCAATCAGTCGAATTCTGTATTGCAGCAGCAATATAGAACAAAAGGTTTTgccacatacactgatctgatctcctGTCTACTCTTGGCTGAGGCAAATAATGAGCTTCTCATGAAGAACAGTGGAGCTAGACCGGCCGGGACAGCACCATTACCCGAAGCCCATGACattgaaaagaaagatcccaaagaaACCTACTATGCCCAAGACAACAGGAAACCATACGGTCATGGCCGTGGTGGGTACAGGGGGCGTAGGCGTGACAATCATAACGGTCGAGATAACTACTCAACCGGCCGAagaggaaaccacaataaccgtggtcgtggttccaattacggtCGGGGCCGAGGGAGTTATGGCCGTGGacgaggtggcatatccaaaccatctCACACGTCCAAGTCCTTATGTCACAGATGCGGGATGGACAatcattgggccaagaactgcAGAACTCCAAAGCACTT GGACAACAAAGATGACCAAATGGATTTTGAAACTTCTGATTGTCTAAAGGACTAG